The following coding sequences are from one Shewanella violacea DSS12 window:
- the cyoB gene encoding cytochrome o ubiquinol oxidase subunit I gives MSFFGNLTLESIPYDEPIIMVTLAAVAMIGVSIAALITKYKKWGVLWNDWFTSVDHKRLGIMYIVLALVMLIRGFSDAIMMRTQQALATNGAAGYLPPEHYDQIFTAHGIIMIIFMAMPFMIGLMNIVLPLQIGARDVAFPFLNNLSFWLTASGALLINISLGLGEFAKTGWVAYPPLSELSFSPGVGVDYYIWALQISGIGTTLTGVNFIATVLKMRAPGMKLMQMPIFTWTCTWANILIVASFPILTAVLGMLTLDRYLGFHFFTNDGGGNAMMYINLFWAWGHPEVYILILPAFGIFSEVISTFTSKRLFGYKSMIWASGAISILGFVVWLHHFFTMGSSANVNAFFGVMTMVIAVPTGVKLFNWLFTIYRGRLRLTVPVLWTLGFMTTFTIGGMTGVLLALPGADYVLHNSLFLIAHFHNTIIGGAVFGYFAGFAYWFPKAMGFKLNERLGKASFWCWQIGFYAAFMPLYVLGFMGMTRRISHTDNPAWNFWIYFAAVGAFIIFIGIILQFVQLYVSFRDREQNLDTTGDPWNGHTLEWSTSSPPQFYNFAKDPQVSDIDSFTDMKEKGEAYQRHDSYQPIHMPKNTSSGILMALGITAAGFAAIWHILWLAIAGMLGAFVVFLFRAYSNDHDYYVQPDEIARIENAHLDKVARGLT, from the coding sequence ATGTCTTTTTTCGGTAATTTAACATTAGAATCAATCCCATACGATGAACCAATCATAATGGTGACCCTAGCGGCCGTCGCTATGATTGGGGTGAGCATCGCGGCTTTGATCACCAAATATAAAAAGTGGGGCGTGTTATGGAACGACTGGTTCACCTCAGTCGATCATAAACGCTTAGGGATCATGTATATAGTGCTGGCATTGGTGATGCTAATCCGTGGTTTCTCTGATGCCATCATGATGCGTACACAGCAAGCACTGGCTACCAATGGTGCCGCCGGTTATTTACCGCCTGAGCACTATGACCAGATCTTCACGGCTCACGGCATCATCATGATTATCTTTATGGCTATGCCATTTATGATCGGCCTGATGAACATAGTGTTGCCATTGCAGATTGGTGCCCGCGATGTTGCCTTTCCATTTCTGAACAACTTAAGCTTCTGGCTCACCGCCTCGGGTGCCCTGTTGATCAATATCTCATTGGGCTTAGGTGAATTCGCTAAGACAGGCTGGGTCGCTTACCCACCGTTGTCTGAGCTGTCATTCAGTCCTGGAGTCGGAGTCGATTACTATATTTGGGCCTTGCAGATATCCGGGATAGGAACGACCTTAACCGGGGTTAACTTTATTGCTACTGTGCTCAAGATGCGTGCACCTGGGATGAAGTTGATGCAGATGCCTATCTTTACCTGGACCTGTACCTGGGCCAACATTCTGATTGTGGCATCTTTCCCAATCTTAACCGCTGTGTTGGGCATGCTGACCTTAGATCGTTATCTGGGCTTCCACTTCTTTACCAATGACGGTGGCGGTAACGCCATGATGTACATCAACCTGTTTTGGGCTTGGGGTCATCCGGAAGTCTATATTCTGATTCTACCTGCCTTTGGTATATTCTCCGAGGTGATATCGACGTTCACTTCTAAGCGTCTGTTTGGTTATAAATCTATGATTTGGGCCAGTGGTGCCATCTCCATCTTAGGTTTTGTCGTCTGGTTGCATCACTTCTTCACCATGGGATCGAGTGCTAACGTTAACGCCTTCTTTGGTGTGATGACCATGGTCATTGCAGTGCCAACCGGGGTTAAGTTATTCAACTGGTTGTTTACTATCTATCGCGGTCGGTTACGACTAACTGTGCCTGTGCTGTGGACATTAGGATTTATGACGACTTTCACCATAGGGGGCATGACTGGAGTCTTGTTAGCCTTGCCGGGAGCTGATTACGTATTGCATAACAGTTTGTTCTTAATTGCTCATTTTCATAACACCATCATAGGTGGTGCGGTATTTGGTTACTTCGCGGGCTTCGCTTACTGGTTCCCGAAAGCCATGGGTTTCAAGCTTAATGAGCGCTTAGGTAAGGCATCATTCTGGTGTTGGCAGATAGGTTTCTACGCCGCCTTTATGCCTCTGTATGTGCTTGGTTTTATGGGGATGACTCGTCGTATCAGCCACACAGATAATCCTGCTTGGAATTTCTGGATCTATTTTGCGGCAGTGGGCGCCTTTATCATCTTCATAGGCATCATATTGCAGTTTGTACAACTGTATGTGAGTTTCCGTGATCGTGAGCAAAACCTGGATACCACAGGCGATCCATGGAATGGCCATACATTAGAGTGGTCAACCTCATCACCGCCTCAGTTCTATAACTTTGCTAAGGACCCTCAGGTGTCGGATATCGATAGCTTTACCGACATGAAGGAGAAGGGGGAGGCTTATCAGCGTCATGACAGTTATCAGCCAATCCATATGCCTAAAAATACCTCTAGCGGTATCTTGATGGCCTTAGGTATTACGGCCGCAGGTTTTGCCGCTATTTGGCACATTCTTTGGTTGGCTATCGCTGGAATGCTGGGTGCCTTCGTGGTGTTCCTGTTCCGAGCCTATAGCAATGACCATGATTATTACGTTCAACCTGATGAAATTGCCAGAATTGAAAATGCGCACTTAGATAAGGTTGCAAGGGGGCTAACATGA
- the cyoC gene encoding cytochrome o ubiquinol oxidase subunit III, which yields MSIAIRADLEVVQADEHHDEHHDTSGNTLFGFWLYLMTDCILFASVFATYAVLYMNTDGGVSGKDIFELNFVAIETAVLLISSITFGFALICAKHQKRTATLIWLLITFALGCGFISMEVYEFYHLIEQGNGPQRSAFLTAFFTLVGMHGLHVTAGLIWMAIMMLEVTKSGLNNRSITRLGCLSLFWHFLDVVWICVFTLVYLLGML from the coding sequence ATGAGTATTGCTATCCGAGCAGATTTAGAAGTTGTACAGGCCGATGAACATCATGACGAACATCATGATACCAGTGGTAACACGTTATTTGGTTTTTGGCTCTATCTGATGACCGATTGCATCTTGTTTGCTTCGGTTTTCGCGACCTATGCCGTGCTCTACATGAATACCGACGGTGGTGTTTCCGGTAAAGATATTTTCGAATTAAATTTCGTCGCAATCGAAACTGCTGTACTGCTGATCAGTAGTATTACCTTTGGCTTCGCATTAATTTGCGCTAAACACCAGAAGAGAACAGCAACCTTGATCTGGTTGTTGATCACTTTTGCCTTAGGTTGTGGGTTTATCTCCATGGAAGTCTATGAGTTTTATCATCTGATTGAGCAGGGTAATGGACCTCAGCGTAGTGCCTTCCTGACAGCTTTCTTCACCTTAGTTGGCATGCATGGTCTGCATGTGACAGCTGGACTTATCTGGATGGCGATCATGATGTTGGAAGTCACTAAGTCAGGTTTAAATAACCGCAGCATCACACGTTTGGGCTGCTTAAGCTTATTCTGGCACTTCCTGGATGTGGTTTGGATCTGTGTATTTACCTTGGTTTATTTATTGGGGATGCTGTGA
- the cyoA gene encoding ubiquinol oxidase subunit II: MLIRNLSKAALAALTFLLAGCEGGVLDPKGQIGIDEKHLIIVATLLMLIVVIPVIFMTLYFSWKYRDGRDHEIYAPKWAHSKTIEIVVWVVPIVIVIVLGVITWTSTQDLDPYKPLDHEARPITVEVVSLNWKWLFIYPELGIASVNELAFPANVPVNFKITSDTTMNSFFIPQLGSQIYSMAGMVTQLHLIANEPGTFDGISANYSGAGFAGMKFKAIATPTAKDFDVWVSKLKQHGSRLDPQSYQQLAKPSENNPVEYYGSVSKGMFSHIVMQYMHHDNDMDMSHHSEHSSSKLEGAE; this comes from the coding sequence TTGTTAATTAGAAATTTAAGTAAGGCAGCACTGGCCGCATTGACATTTTTGCTGGCTGGTTGTGAAGGCGGTGTGCTGGACCCCAAGGGTCAAATTGGCATAGATGAGAAACATCTCATCATTGTGGCCACCCTCTTGATGCTGATTGTCGTTATCCCAGTTATTTTCATGACGTTATATTTTTCATGGAAATATAGGGACGGTCGAGATCACGAAATTTATGCGCCAAAATGGGCACACTCGAAAACGATTGAAATCGTTGTCTGGGTGGTTCCTATCGTAATTGTTATTGTGTTAGGAGTGATCACCTGGACCTCTACACAGGATCTGGATCCTTATAAGCCGTTAGATCACGAGGCAAGACCTATCACGGTTGAAGTTGTATCTCTCAATTGGAAATGGCTGTTTATCTATCCAGAACTGGGCATAGCCTCGGTTAATGAGCTGGCTTTTCCCGCCAATGTGCCGGTTAATTTTAAAATCACCTCTGATACGACAATGAATTCATTCTTCATTCCTCAGTTAGGCAGCCAAATTTACTCTATGGCGGGCATGGTGACTCAGTTGCATCTGATTGCTAATGAACCGGGTACCTTCGATGGTATCTCGGCTAACTATAGCGGTGCAGGATTTGCTGGTATGAAATTTAAAGCTATCGCGACGCCAACAGCCAAAGACTTCGATGTCTGGGTATCCAAGCTTAAACAGCATGGAAGTAGACTCGATCCCCAAAGTTATCAGCAACTGGCTAAGCCAAGTGAGAATAACCCTGTTGAATATTACGGCTCAGTGAGCAAGGGTATGTTTAGTCATATCGTGATGCAGTATATGCATCACGATAACGATATGGACATGTCACATCATTCTGAACATTCATCCTCTAAACTTGAGGGGGCGGAGTAG